In the genome of Prosthecobacter sp., one region contains:
- a CDS encoding MotA/TolQ/ExbB proton channel family protein produces the protein MKFKCPTCDMQLKAEPEMAGKIVRCPGCNTKLSIPASAATPPPPSGLPAPSGLPAPSGVTPPSTDNDAFGAEYEHGATSPEQQHSDTPVSEHRGERGGWEEIDPTNPSGILSFSIGFVLFLAWVGILYPFQAPESVSPAEYTGMQFVASLFFKHMAVSFMNTLFFTWAMSILYLKWQKLKHQRKALLLDVLPWEMGAEINRDNVGGFIDNLYKLPRSLRDSMMVNRMRKALELFEVKQNAGDVSSMLSSQSDIDGMRIGGSYALLKAFLWAIPILGFIGTVIGLSHAIGGMNFGNMTDLKQVTATLGEVTGGLGTAFDATLLGLVLAMTLNFPLNTMMKAEDDCLNDIDAFCNEVLLPRLNDGGSIAGGETSGIMETLVKAVAAAQKDFLVDLNALSKQVKEQADNLDKRAAAHQERVDAEFATALNRMRDDLTNAVKDSVKTTTDYTRALASGIQSLNTLLSDLGGKQIMIHQVKKKGWFS, from the coding sequence GTGAAGTTCAAATGCCCCACATGTGACATGCAGCTCAAGGCCGAGCCTGAAATGGCCGGTAAAATCGTCCGCTGTCCCGGCTGCAACACCAAGCTGAGCATTCCTGCCAGCGCTGCCACTCCGCCGCCGCCCTCCGGCCTGCCAGCACCTTCGGGACTGCCGGCTCCCAGCGGTGTGACGCCACCCTCGACGGATAACGACGCCTTTGGGGCCGAATATGAGCATGGTGCCACCTCACCAGAACAACAACACTCCGACACACCCGTCAGTGAACATCGCGGCGAGCGCGGAGGCTGGGAGGAAATCGATCCGACGAATCCAAGCGGCATCCTGAGTTTCAGCATCGGCTTCGTCCTGTTCCTGGCCTGGGTGGGCATTCTGTATCCGTTCCAGGCACCCGAGAGCGTCTCTCCGGCTGAATACACCGGCATGCAGTTTGTGGCCTCGCTGTTCTTCAAGCACATGGCGGTGAGCTTCATGAACACGCTCTTCTTCACCTGGGCGATGTCGATCCTGTATTTGAAGTGGCAGAAGCTCAAGCATCAACGCAAGGCGCTGCTGCTCGACGTGCTGCCGTGGGAGATGGGTGCGGAGATCAACCGCGACAATGTGGGCGGCTTTATCGACAACCTCTACAAGCTGCCACGCAGCCTGCGCGACAGCATGATGGTGAACCGCATGCGCAAGGCCTTGGAACTCTTCGAGGTGAAACAGAATGCGGGCGATGTATCGAGCATGCTCTCCAGCCAGTCGGACATCGACGGCATGCGCATCGGCGGCAGCTACGCGCTGCTTAAAGCGTTCCTGTGGGCGATCCCGATCCTGGGCTTCATCGGCACGGTCATCGGTCTGTCCCACGCTATCGGCGGGATGAACTTTGGCAACATGACCGATCTGAAACAGGTCACCGCCACACTGGGCGAGGTGACCGGCGGTCTCGGCACCGCGTTCGACGCGACCCTGCTCGGCCTCGTGCTGGCGATGACGCTGAACTTCCCGCTGAACACCATGATGAAGGCGGAGGATGACTGCCTCAACGACATCGACGCATTCTGCAATGAAGTGCTGCTCCCGCGCCTCAATGACGGCGGCAGCATTGCCGGCGGGGAAACTTCCGGAATCATGGAGACGCTGGTCAAGGCCGTGGCGGCCGCCCAGAAAGACTTCCTGGTCGATCTCAACGCGCTTTCAAAGCAGGTCAAAGAACAGGCCGACAACCTGGACAAACGCGCCGCAGCGCACCAGGAGCGCGTCGATGCCGAGTTCGCCACCGCCCTCAACCGCATGCGCGACGATCTGACCAACGCCGTGAAGGACAGCGTCAAGACGACCACGGACTACACACGTGCGCTCGCCAGCGGCATCCAGTCTTTGAACACGCTGCTCTCCGATCTGGGCGGCAAGCAGATCATGATTCACCAAGTCAAAAAGAAGGGCTGGTTCAGTTGA
- the ftsY gene encoding signal recognition particle-docking protein FtsY, which translates to MAGFFKSLLQRFTKPDIDWDELEASLVAGDLGPRLALQIVNDLKSRQRTLHGADIVQVTREHVRQILPETVPGIEPIAGKPKVLLIVGVNGTGKTTSTAKLAHILHQRGHKVVLAAADTFRAAAVEQLTVWSERLKIPLVKGPPNGDPASVCFEGYELALKTQADFLICDTAGRLHTKHNLMEELKKIRRILGRKDDTSPHEVLLVVDATTGSNALQQAREFHKAIPLTGVIVTKLDGSGKGGILVAIQQELAIPTRFVGLGERVEDFQPFDSKRFVEELL; encoded by the coding sequence ATGGCCGGTTTCTTCAAATCACTCCTCCAGCGCTTTACCAAGCCCGACATCGACTGGGACGAGCTGGAAGCATCCCTCGTCGCCGGTGATCTTGGGCCGCGTCTGGCCCTGCAGATCGTGAATGATCTCAAATCACGCCAGCGCACTCTGCATGGGGCCGATATCGTGCAGGTGACACGCGAGCATGTGCGCCAAATCCTGCCGGAAACGGTTCCTGGCATCGAACCCATCGCTGGAAAGCCGAAAGTGCTGCTGATCGTCGGCGTGAACGGCACCGGCAAGACCACCAGCACCGCCAAACTCGCCCACATCCTCCATCAGCGCGGCCACAAGGTCGTTCTCGCCGCCGCCGACACTTTCCGTGCCGCCGCCGTCGAGCAGCTCACCGTCTGGTCCGAGCGCTTGAAGATCCCGCTCGTTAAAGGTCCGCCCAACGGCGATCCCGCCTCTGTCTGCTTTGAGGGCTACGAGCTGGCGCTCAAAACGCAGGCTGATTTCCTCATCTGCGACACCGCCGGACGGTTGCACACCAAGCACAACCTCATGGAGGAGCTGAAAAAGATCCGTCGCATCCTCGGCCGCAAGGACGACACATCCCCCCACGAGGTGCTGCTCGTCGTCGATGCCACCACCGGCTCCAATGCGCTCCAGCAGGCCCGCGAGTTTCACAAGGCCATCCCGCTCACCGGTGTCATCGTCACCAAGCTCGACGGCAGCGGCAAAGGCGGCATCCTCGTCGCCATCCAGCAGGAACTCGCCATCCCCACCCGCTTTGTCGGCCTCGGTGAGCGAGTGGAAGATTTTCAGCCGTTCGACTCGAAACGATTTGTTGAAGAACTGCTTTGA
- the nusB gene encoding transcription antitermination factor NusB, with protein MGKRRDGREAAIQFLFSRDLQGEQKPEDAEAFWTLHSAKASTRAYAESLIKGVIDHQDEIDAHIMSLVQNFRLERLAAVDRNVLRVASYELLYCLDVPAPVILNEAIDIAKALSAGESGSFVNGVLDKLARALRKPGDISHSKSPISNPE; from the coding sequence ATGGGAAAACGCCGCGACGGCCGCGAAGCCGCCATTCAATTCCTGTTTTCCAGAGATCTCCAAGGTGAGCAGAAGCCGGAGGACGCCGAGGCGTTCTGGACGCTGCATAGCGCGAAGGCATCCACGCGCGCCTATGCCGAAAGCCTCATCAAGGGGGTCATTGATCATCAAGACGAGATCGATGCGCACATCATGAGTCTCGTCCAAAACTTCCGGCTCGAGCGCCTCGCCGCCGTGGACCGCAACGTGCTCCGTGTGGCCTCCTACGAGCTGCTGTACTGCCTGGATGTGCCCGCGCCCGTCATTCTCAACGAGGCCATCGACATTGCCAAGGCTCTCAGTGCCGGCGAATCCGGCTCCTTCGTCAACGGCGTGCTCGACAAGCTGGCCCGTGCGTTGCGCAAGCCGGGCGACATCTCACATTCCAAATCTCCAATCTCCAATCCTGAGTAG
- the ribH gene encoding 6,7-dimethyl-8-ribityllumazine synthase yields MSNYASSRPRPTQEPVNIAIVASLYNNQFVQGLLNAAKEEIEVIAPNASVDVYRVPGAFEIPVCVEHVLRGSAPDAVITLGVIIRGSTEHADLVGASVTDALQQMAVRHCIPVIHEVLLVSSEEQAEERCLGATINRGTEAAQTCVKMINLFGKMKASFAGEPIDHA; encoded by the coding sequence ATGTCCAATTACGCCTCCAGCCGTCCGCGCCCAACCCAGGAGCCGGTCAACATCGCGATCGTCGCCTCCTTGTACAACAACCAGTTCGTCCAGGGCCTGCTCAATGCCGCCAAGGAAGAAATCGAGGTCATCGCCCCGAATGCCTCGGTGGATGTCTATCGTGTTCCCGGTGCCTTTGAGATTCCGGTGTGTGTCGAGCATGTCCTGCGTGGCAGCGCGCCTGATGCAGTCATCACTTTGGGCGTCATCATTCGCGGCTCCACCGAGCATGCCGATCTCGTCGGCGCTTCCGTCACCGATGCCCTGCAGCAGATGGCCGTCAGGCACTGCATCCCCGTCATTCATGAAGTGCTGCTCGTCAGCAGCGAGGAGCAGGCGGAGGAGCGCTGCCTCGGCGCCACCATCAACCGCGGCACGGAAGCCGCGCAGACCTGCGTCAAAATGATCAACCTGTTCGGCAAAATGAAGGCCAGCTTTGCCGGCGAACCCATCGACCACGCCTAA